The proteins below come from a single Amphiura filiformis chromosome 15, Afil_fr2py, whole genome shotgun sequence genomic window:
- the LOC140170834 gene encoding uncharacterized protein, producing the protein MILPADKGRSTVILNKTNYQKAKDLLSDTSTYKAIKKDPTPKYKNQLIDQLKTLKDEEVISYQTYRQLYPTTSEVPKFYGLPKVHKPSCPLRPIVASRGSIDTAKMVANILSPLVGKTDRHLNNSEDLVDKLSKFTLLDSECLVSYDVTTLFTSIPVDETLGIIKTLLMNDSTHESRTDLSPQQITDLLSTCLKPTYFVYEGNFYIQSEGAAMGSPVSPIIANLFMEAFEEKALSSFSNPPRYWGRYVDDTTVIIQKSDLDSFTAHLNSIHDAIKFTIEHELNNRIAMLDTLITRAPNGKLSFSVYRKSTHTDQYLSFASHQPLEHKLGVIRTLTHRAETLSSDQASLDTELQHVKRS; encoded by the coding sequence ATGATTCTGCCTGCCGACAAGGGCAGATCCACTgtgattttaaacaaaaccaACTATCAGAAGGCTAAGGATCTTTTAAGTGATACGAGCACGTACAAAGCCATCAAGAAAGATCCGACTCCCAAGTATAAGAACCAGCTTATTGATCAACTCAAGACTTTAAAGGATGAAGAAGTTATTAGTTATCAGACTTATAGACAGTTATACCCCACAACATCGGAGGTTCCCAAATTCTACGGACTCCCCAAAGTCCACAAGCCTTCTTGTCCCTTGAGACCGATTGTAGCCAGCCGCGGTTCGATCGACACGGCTAAAATGGTCGCCAACATTCTGTCACCGCTCGTTGGCAAAACTGATAGACATTTAAATAACAGTGAAGATCTGGTGGACAAATTATCCAAGTTCACCCTGTTGGACAGTGAGTGCCTAGTTTCGTACGATGTCACAACATTATTCACCAGCATCCCGGTAGACGAAACTCTCGGCATCATCAAGACCCTTCTCATGAATGACAGCACGCATGAATCTAGGACGGACTTGAGCCCCCAACAGATCACCGACTTGCTTAGTACGTGCTTAAAACCCACATACTTTGTGTACGAAGGCAACTTTTACATTCAATCTGAAGGTGCCGCGATGGGTTCTCCCGTGAGTCCAATCATAGCGAACTTATTTATGGAAGCATTCGAGGAGAAAGCCCTTTCGTCGTTTAGCAATCCACCCCGATACTGGGGAAGATACGTGGACGACACCACGGTTATCATTCAAAAATCGGACCTCGACAGCTTCACTGCGCATTTGAATTCCATCCACGATGCCATCAAATTCACGATTGAACACGAACTGAACAACCGCATCGCTATGTTGGACACTCTCATCACCCGAGCACCAAATGGCAAGTTGAGCTTTAGTGTGTACAGAAAAAGTACACACACGGATCAGTACCTGAGTTTTGCCAGCCACCAACCTCTTGAGCACAAACTCGGGGTCATTCGTACTCTTACTCACAGGGCTGAAACCCTTTCGTCTGATCAAGCTAGTCTGGACACTGAATTACAACACGTGAAGCGATCTTAA